In one Plasmodium falciparum 3D7 genome assembly, chromosome: 14 genomic region, the following are encoded:
- a CDS encoding 40S ribosomal protein S8e, putative, producing the protein MGISRDGRHKLRLTGGKKKIHKKKRKYELGRPPSNTKLGSRQVHVVRGRGRNYKYRAIKLDSGSFSWPTFGISKNTRIIDVVYNASNNELVRTKTLVKNCIVVIDSHPFTTWYENTFGTTLGKKKKEKKEEDNKEENKQEVENNEEAAKDETTKTYGVIKKIGKSKNIDPLLLEQFKQGRVLACISSRPGQCGKADGYIIEGDELLFYKRKMDKKKRN; encoded by the exons ATGGGTATTAGCCGTGACGGAAGACACAAGCTTCGCTTGACAggtggaaaaaaaaagatccacaagaaaaaaagaaaatatgaattagGTAGGCCTCCTTCAAATACCAAATTAGGTAGCAGACAAGTACACGTAGTTAGAGGAAGAGGAAGAAATTACAAATATCGTGCCATTAAATTAGATTCAGGTAGTTTTTCATGGCCTACCTTTGGTATTTCAAAGAATACAAGAATTATTGATGTTGTTTATAATGCATCAAACAACGAACTTGTAAGAACAAAAACACTCGTCAAAAATTGTATAGTCGTAATAGATTCCCACCCATTCACCACatg gtATGAAAACACATTCGGAACAACCCTtggaaaaaagaagaaagaaaagaaggaagaagataataaggaagaaaataaacAAGAAGTAGAAAACAACGAAGAAGCTGCAAAGGATGAAACCACAAAAACATATggtgttattaaaaaaataggtAAATCCAAAAATATAGATCCTTTATTACTTGAACAATTTAAACAAGGAAGAGTCTTGGCATGTATTAGTAGCAGACCAGGTCAATGTGGTAAAGCAGATGGTTATATTATTGAAGGagatgaattattattttacaaaCGTAAAatggataaaaaaaagagaaactaa